One Methylosarcina fibrata AML-C10 DNA segment encodes these proteins:
- a CDS encoding DUF4381 domain-containing protein, which translates to MLPVDLPLRDIHLPEAIGWWPPAPGWWLLAVLLPLLGVTLFRLYRHLTRKTALKTAKRILAAIRQDKAMDDLTKLSEISILLRRVAISTAPRAQAAGLTGKAWLAYLDRSMRGTPFSEGAGQYLSDARYRKEVPDGLDVARLIDLCEDWLKAQAKK; encoded by the coding sequence ATGCTTCCGGTCGATCTTCCTCTGAGAGACATCCATCTGCCCGAGGCGATCGGCTGGTGGCCTCCGGCTCCGGGCTGGTGGCTGCTCGCCGTCCTGCTTCCGCTGCTGGGAGTGACCTTGTTCCGGCTTTACCGCCATCTGACCCGGAAGACCGCCTTGAAAACGGCAAAACGAATTCTGGCCGCCATCAGGCAGGATAAGGCGATGGACGATTTAACCAAGCTGAGCGAAATTTCAATATTGCTTCGGCGCGTCGCCATCAGCACTGCACCCCGTGCTCAGGCGGCCGGCCTGACCGGCAAGGCCTGGCTGGCTTATCTGGACCGGTCGATGCGGGGAACACCTTTCAGCGAAGGGGCCGGACAATATTTGAGCGATGCCCGTTATCGTAAGGAAGTGCCGGACGGTCTGGACGTCGCCAGGCTCATCGATTTGTGCGAAGACTGGCTGAAAGCCCAGGCGAAGAAATGA
- a CDS encoding VWA domain-containing protein, whose product MSLTDFHFLRPYWLLALFPYLLILAWTLRSKLARGNWSAVCDAALLPYLLKDKPAKRSRWPIAFGALAALLAIVALAGPSWKKLPSPVFRNESALVIALDLSRSMDAEDVKPSRLIRARYKIADVLRQRKDGQTALLVYGGDAFTVTPLTTDNETIASQLEALTTDIMPVPGKDTAAVLNKAVEMFKQAGMQTGRIVLITDGADPETTLPAVRGLGDYALSVIGVGTPEGAPIALPTGGFLKDGQGTIVIPKLNVEDLARLAAAGNGIYRTLSADDTDIQAVLADFGRPDASGQAHDGADQRMLDLWEDQGPYLLLLVLPLAALLFRKGLLGAALLVILPFPEPGYALTWKDLWQTRDQQAATAFKQGQYEQAAKLFEDPDWKLAAQYRAEQQDLNEMKTPKTATGFYNQGNVLAKSGRLEEAVEAYKKSLALDPDNEDARFNKDLVEKELEKRKKQQEQNKDRQQDNSQQAKDKDQKSGEQQQGGGSEQNKKENEGKENPPEKSDEKSGQSDEAQESAKEQQPNRPEKKPSVEEKQQAEQNPDEKSGPEDERGQQAMSEARPADEQQQANEQWLNRIPDDPAGLLKRKFKYQYGQRQRQ is encoded by the coding sequence GTGAGTTTGACCGATTTTCACTTTCTGAGACCGTACTGGCTTCTGGCCTTATTTCCTTATCTGCTGATACTGGCGTGGACGCTTCGTAGCAAACTCGCACGGGGCAATTGGTCGGCCGTATGCGATGCCGCTCTTCTGCCTTATCTGTTAAAGGACAAGCCGGCCAAACGAAGCCGTTGGCCGATCGCTTTCGGCGCATTGGCCGCGCTGCTTGCCATCGTGGCGCTGGCGGGGCCGTCCTGGAAAAAATTGCCGTCGCCGGTCTTTCGGAACGAGTCGGCCCTGGTGATCGCCCTCGATTTGTCCCGCTCGATGGATGCGGAGGACGTCAAGCCCAGCCGCCTGATTCGCGCACGCTATAAAATCGCCGACGTCCTCCGGCAGCGGAAAGACGGCCAGACGGCGCTCCTGGTTTATGGCGGCGATGCTTTTACGGTGACGCCGCTGACTACCGACAACGAAACTATCGCCAGCCAACTCGAAGCATTGACGACCGACATCATGCCCGTTCCCGGTAAAGACACGGCAGCGGTCCTCAACAAAGCCGTGGAAATGTTCAAGCAGGCCGGCATGCAAACAGGCCGGATTGTGTTGATTACCGATGGAGCCGATCCGGAGACAACCTTGCCCGCCGTTCGAGGACTGGGCGATTACGCCTTGTCGGTCATCGGCGTCGGCACCCCCGAGGGCGCACCGATCGCCTTGCCCACCGGCGGTTTTTTGAAAGACGGGCAGGGCACGATCGTGATTCCCAAACTGAACGTCGAGGATCTGGCCAGACTGGCTGCTGCCGGCAACGGCATTTACCGGACGCTGAGCGCCGACGATACCGACATTCAGGCCGTGCTGGCCGATTTCGGCCGGCCGGATGCTTCCGGTCAGGCGCATGACGGAGCCGATCAACGGATGCTGGACCTGTGGGAGGATCAAGGCCCCTATTTACTGCTGTTGGTATTGCCGCTGGCCGCATTGTTGTTCAGAAAGGGATTGCTGGGCGCCGCCTTGTTGGTGATCCTGCCGTTTCCCGAGCCCGGCTATGCACTGACCTGGAAGGACTTGTGGCAGACCCGGGATCAGCAGGCGGCGACAGCTTTTAAACAAGGGCAGTATGAGCAGGCGGCCAAGCTGTTCGAAGATCCGGACTGGAAACTGGCCGCACAATATAGAGCCGAACAGCAAGATTTAAATGAGATGAAAACTCCAAAAACCGCCACCGGTTTTTACAATCAGGGCAATGTCCTGGCCAAATCCGGCCGTCTCGAAGAAGCCGTAGAGGCTTATAAAAAATCGCTGGCGCTCGATCCGGACAACGAGGACGCCCGATTCAACAAGGACCTGGTCGAAAAAGAGCTGGAAAAGCGCAAAAAGCAACAGGAGCAGAATAAAGACCGGCAGCAGGACAACTCGCAGCAAGCCAAGGATAAGGATCAGAAATCCGGGGAACAGCAGCAGGGCGGCGGTTCAGAGCAAAATAAAAAGGAAAATGAAGGAAAAGAAAACCCGCCGGAAAAATCGGATGAAAAATCCGGGCAATCCGACGAAGCTCAGGAATCGGCAAAGGAACAGCAGCCGAATAGGCCGGAGAAGAAGCCTTCCGTTGAGGAAAAGCAACAGGCCGAACAAAATCCGGATGAGAAGAGCGGGCCGGAAGATGAACGGGGACAACAAGCAATGAGCGAGGCGCGGCCGGCCGATGAACAGCAGCAGGCCAACGAACAATGGCTTAACCGGATTCCCGACGATCCGGCCGGCCTGCTGAAGCGAAAATTCAAATACCAGTACGGCCAGCGCCAACGTCAATAA
- a CDS encoding DUF58 domain-containing protein, translated as MLFKSSPDQIGRSDTGGELTRIRLKTLIDLSIPAAGLTLQPQSIRAGLNGSYVSGFKGRGMEFDETRLYQAGDDIRSIDWRVTARTGKAHTKIFREERERPVFISVDNRRAMHFATRGVFKSVMAAKLAGLLAWASEQHGDRIGGQIFSDASCRELKPRSGKHGVLRFLHALVNTAEEVASRELTLDRILSRLVQHARPGSLVYIVSDFRGVDDAAEIHLAKLAQHCEIELIFIYDALERSLPEKGLYRFTDEVNEVVVDTGDNLSLASYRQRFDRRLQRIQSIANKMNLNFMLCSTSDDPVQRLRRPSASSRRKRLQSQQEQQ; from the coding sequence ATGTTATTCAAATCTTCTCCCGACCAGATCGGCCGGTCTGACACAGGCGGCGAGCTGACCCGGATCCGTCTTAAAACCTTGATCGATCTTTCCATACCAGCGGCGGGACTGACTTTGCAGCCGCAGTCGATACGCGCCGGCTTGAACGGAAGCTATGTTTCCGGCTTCAAGGGGCGGGGCATGGAATTCGATGAAACCCGGCTTTATCAGGCGGGGGACGACATTCGGAGCATCGACTGGCGAGTGACGGCCCGCACCGGCAAAGCCCATACCAAGATTTTTCGCGAAGAAAGGGAAAGGCCGGTCTTTATCTCGGTCGATAACCGGCGGGCGATGCATTTTGCCACACGGGGCGTTTTCAAATCGGTAATGGCCGCCAAACTGGCCGGCTTGCTGGCCTGGGCTTCCGAACAGCACGGCGATCGCATCGGCGGACAGATATTTTCCGATGCGAGCTGCCGGGAGCTGAAACCCCGAAGCGGCAAACACGGCGTCTTGAGATTTTTACATGCTCTGGTCAATACGGCCGAAGAAGTCGCTTCCCGGGAGCTGACCCTGGATCGCATCCTGTCCCGGCTGGTCCAGCATGCCCGGCCGGGCAGTCTGGTTTACATCGTCAGCGATTTTCGGGGGGTCGACGACGCCGCGGAGATACACCTGGCGAAATTGGCGCAGCACTGCGAAATCGAGTTGATTTTCATCTACGATGCGCTGGAAAGAAGTTTGCCCGAAAAAGGGCTGTACCGTTTTACCGACGAGGTCAACGAGGTGGTGGTCGATACCGGCGACAATCTGAGCCTGGCTTCCTACCGGCAGCGCTTCGACCGGCGTTTGCAGCGGATTCAGAGCATCGCCAATAAAATGAACCTGAATTTTATGCTGTGCAGCACCAGCGACGATCCGGTGCAGCGGTTGCGGCGCCCTTCAGCTTCAAGCCGGCGCAAGCGCCTCCAGAGTCAACAGGAACAGCAATAA
- a CDS encoding glycosyltransferase family 2 protein, protein MTMDLTLSAIVVNYNAGHLLRECIDCLLNCPLSIEIIVVDNASLDQSLSSIEDLESVKIIRNSVNTGFATACNIGIAHASADYLLFLNPDCSFIRGTLIDLLKHLKSNRDVGMVGGLLVNPDGTEQAGGRRAVPTPWRSFVRAFGLSRFAQRWPKLFFDFDLHKQPLPPGPIEVEAISGACMLVKQEAIRDVGLWDEGYFLHCEDLDWCMRFRQKGWRILFIPSAQITHASGACGRSRPIFVEWHKHKGMMRFYQKFFRHQYPGILMFLVNFGVWFRFTLIMAQYLFKRLLQRLGWVRA, encoded by the coding sequence ATGACCATGGATTTAACCCTTTCGGCAATCGTCGTCAATTACAACGCAGGCCATCTGCTCAGGGAATGCATCGATTGTCTTCTGAATTGCCCTCTGAGCATCGAGATTATCGTGGTGGACAATGCTTCTCTCGACCAAAGTTTAAGTTCCATAGAAGATCTGGAGTCGGTCAAAATCATCCGGAATTCAGTGAATACCGGATTTGCAACCGCCTGCAATATCGGTATTGCCCATGCTTCGGCCGACTATTTACTGTTTCTGAATCCGGACTGCTCGTTTATCCGCGGAACGCTGATCGATCTGTTGAAGCATCTGAAATCGAACCGAGATGTCGGCATGGTCGGCGGCTTACTGGTCAATCCCGACGGCACCGAACAGGCGGGAGGGCGGCGCGCGGTGCCGACGCCGTGGCGTTCTTTTGTAAGAGCTTTCGGATTAAGCCGATTCGCCCAGCGTTGGCCTAAACTTTTTTTCGATTTCGATCTTCACAAACAACCCTTGCCGCCCGGCCCGATCGAAGTGGAAGCGATATCCGGCGCCTGCATGTTAGTGAAACAGGAAGCCATTCGGGACGTCGGCCTCTGGGACGAAGGTTATTTTTTGCATTGCGAGGATCTGGACTGGTGCATGCGCTTTCGCCAGAAAGGCTGGAGGATTCTGTTCATACCCAGCGCCCAAATCACCCATGCCTCCGGAGCCTGCGGGCGGTCCCGGCCCATTTTCGTCGAATGGCACAAGCACAAAGGCATGATGCGCTTTTATCAAAAATTTTTCCGGCATCAATATCCGGGCATCCTGATGTTCCTGGTCAATTTCGGCGTCTGGTTCCGTTTTACCTTGATTATGGCGCAATACCTTTTTAAACGCCTGTTGCAACGTTTGGGATGGGTTCGTGCCTAA
- a CDS encoding AAA family ATPase, with translation MSEQNHTEDFTQSALIKLKDFINQEIIGQEILVERMLIGLLADGHILVEGAPGLAKTRAINVLSKGIQGDFHRVQFTPDLLPADLTGTEIFRPQQGTFEFQKGPLFHNLILADEINRSPAKVQAALLEAMAERQITVGQATYKLPELFMVMATQNPIEQEGTYPLPEAQLDRFLLHVKVDYPKPEHEKSILHLARSEARSAGAKLTCTMESISQKTLFAARNEVLDVYMADTLEDYLLQIVLATRNPAAYGSDLASWLQYGASPRASIALDRCARAKAWLNERDFVGPEDVQDMAFDVLRHRLILSYEAEAEGITTDDVIKELVSRIAVP, from the coding sequence ATGTCAGAACAAAACCACACTGAAGATTTCACCCAATCAGCGTTAATTAAATTAAAAGACTTTATCAATCAGGAAATCATAGGTCAGGAGATTCTGGTCGAGCGGATGTTGATCGGCTTGCTGGCGGACGGTCATATTCTGGTCGAAGGCGCGCCGGGATTGGCGAAAACCCGGGCCATCAATGTTCTGAGCAAAGGCATTCAAGGCGATTTCCACCGGGTTCAGTTTACTCCCGATTTACTGCCGGCCGATTTGACCGGCACCGAGATATTCCGCCCCCAGCAGGGTACTTTCGAGTTTCAAAAAGGGCCTTTGTTCCATAATCTGATCCTGGCCGACGAAATCAACCGTTCTCCGGCCAAGGTCCAGGCGGCGCTTCTGGAAGCCATGGCCGAGCGGCAGATCACCGTCGGTCAGGCCACGTACAAGTTGCCCGAATTGTTCATGGTAATGGCAACGCAGAATCCGATCGAGCAGGAAGGCACCTATCCGTTGCCGGAAGCGCAGTTGGACCGGTTTCTGCTGCACGTCAAAGTGGATTATCCGAAACCCGAGCACGAAAAAAGCATTTTGCATCTGGCCCGATCGGAAGCGCGCTCTGCCGGCGCGAAACTGACCTGTACCATGGAATCGATCAGCCAGAAAACGCTGTTCGCGGCGCGCAACGAAGTGCTGGACGTCTATATGGCCGATACGCTTGAGGATTATTTGCTGCAGATTGTTCTGGCCACCCGCAATCCCGCCGCTTACGGCAGCGATCTGGCTTCGTGGCTGCAATACGGCGCGAGCCCCCGGGCCAGCATTGCCCTGGACCGTTGTGCCAGAGCGAAAGCCTGGCTGAACGAACGGGATTTCGTCGGCCCCGAAGACGTCCAGGATATGGCCTTCGACGTGCTCCGGCATCGCCTGATCCTTTCCTATGAAGCCGAGGCCGAAGGCATCACCACCGATGACGTCATTAAAGAACTCGTTTCCAGAATTGCGGTACCCTGA
- a CDS encoding SIS domain-containing protein codes for MSLQDRIINQFTDSLQTQQDAMNYLTDLIAYASERLVAALLNDKKIIACGNGRAANNAQLLSSTLLHRFERERPSLPALALSTDMTTITAIANESHFDDVFAKQLRALGQSGDMLVVYSDCGFSGNIVKAVHCAHDKEISVIALTGRDGGAIAAQLNEKDLELRVPSNSSARIHEVHSLISHCFCDLIDHQLFGG; via the coding sequence ATGAGTTTACAAGACCGAATCATCAACCAGTTTACCGACAGTCTCCAGACTCAGCAGGATGCGATGAACTACCTGACCGATCTGATCGCCTATGCCTCGGAACGGCTGGTGGCGGCCTTGCTCAACGACAAGAAAATCATCGCCTGCGGCAACGGACGCGCGGCCAACAACGCCCAACTGTTGTCGTCAACCTTGCTGCACCGCTTCGAGCGCGAGCGGCCTTCCCTGCCGGCGCTGGCGTTGAGCACCGACATGACCACTATCACCGCGATCGCCAACGAAAGCCATTTCGACGACGTTTTCGCCAAACAGCTCAGAGCCCTGGGCCAAAGCGGCGACATGCTGGTGGTGTACAGCGATTGCGGTTTTTCGGGAAATATCGTCAAGGCCGTTCACTGCGCGCACGACAAAGAGATCAGCGTCATCGCCCTGACCGGCAGGGACGGAGGAGCCATTGCCGCTCAACTCAACGAAAAGGACCTGGAGTTGCGCGTGCCGTCCAACTCGTCGGCCCGGATTCATGAAGTTCACAGTCTGATCAGCCACTGTTTTTGCGATCTGATCGATCATCAGTTGTTCGGCGGCTGA
- a CDS encoding POT family MFS transporter, giving the protein MTSYKTQADPITTLPPGIPYIVGNEAAERFSYYGMRAILVIYMTQYLMNASGQPDCMSEQEAQGYYHLFISAVYVMPVFGAFLADAWLGKYRTIIGLSLVYCLGHFALALDDTRSGLMLGLGLIAIGAGGIKPCVSAHVGDQFGSRNRHLLATVFSWFYFSINLGAFISILIIPWLQEHYGARIAFAVPGLLMALATWVFWSGRYRFVHIPPFGKGLLEELAAPEGLRTLALLGAVYFFIAMFWALFEQMGSSWVLQAQKMDRRVGGIELLPSQIQAANPLLIMLLTPLFSYGIYPFLQRFFALTQLTRITAGLFLTALAFAIPGLIQMRLDQGLPVHVGWQLPAYLLLTSAEIMVSITCLEFSYMEAPKSMKSLVMAFYYISVAAGNLFTGAVNFFIENEDGSSRLAGADYFWFFTAFMLITALSFAFLRQKIGKLFRGEGGNQ; this is encoded by the coding sequence ATGACCTCTTACAAGACCCAAGCCGATCCGATAACGACTCTGCCTCCCGGCATTCCTTACATTGTCGGCAACGAGGCCGCCGAACGTTTCAGTTATTACGGAATGAGGGCCATCCTGGTCATTTACATGACTCAATATTTAATGAATGCCTCCGGTCAGCCGGATTGCATGTCGGAACAGGAAGCTCAAGGCTATTACCATCTGTTTATTTCGGCGGTTTATGTCATGCCCGTATTCGGAGCCTTTCTGGCCGACGCCTGGCTGGGTAAATACCGCACCATCATCGGATTGTCCCTGGTGTACTGCCTGGGCCATTTCGCTCTGGCTCTCGACGACACGCGTTCGGGCTTGATGCTGGGCCTGGGCTTGATCGCAATCGGCGCCGGCGGCATCAAACCCTGCGTTTCGGCTCATGTCGGCGATCAGTTCGGATCCCGCAATCGCCATTTGCTGGCGACCGTCTTCAGTTGGTTTTATTTTTCGATCAACTTGGGCGCTTTTATCTCCATATTGATCATTCCCTGGCTTCAGGAACATTACGGCGCCCGCATTGCCTTTGCCGTTCCCGGTTTATTGATGGCGCTGGCGACCTGGGTTTTCTGGAGCGGGCGTTATCGATTTGTCCATATTCCGCCGTTCGGAAAGGGATTGCTGGAGGAACTGGCGGCACCGGAAGGCCTGCGTACGCTGGCCCTATTGGGTGCCGTTTATTTTTTCATTGCGATGTTTTGGGCCTTGTTCGAACAAATGGGTTCTTCCTGGGTATTACAGGCTCAGAAAATGGACCGCCGTGTCGGCGGCATCGAATTGCTGCCGTCGCAGATCCAGGCCGCCAATCCGTTGCTGATCATGCTGCTGACGCCGCTGTTTTCTTACGGTATTTATCCGTTTCTGCAACGTTTTTTTGCCTTGACCCAACTGACCCGGATAACTGCCGGCCTGTTTCTGACCGCTCTGGCTTTCGCCATACCCGGACTGATCCAGATGCGGCTGGATCAGGGGCTGCCGGTTCATGTCGGCTGGCAGTTGCCGGCGTATTTGCTGCTGACTTCGGCGGAAATCATGGTGTCGATCACCTGTCTGGAATTCTCCTACATGGAAGCGCCCAAAAGCATGAAATCGCTGGTGATGGCGTTCTATTACATTTCGGTCGCGGCCGGTAATTTATTTACCGGCGCGGTGAATTTCTTCATCGAAAACGAGGACGGCTCCAGCCGGTTGGCAGGCGCCGATTATTTCTGGTTTTTTACGGCCTTCATGTTGATAACCGCCTTGTCCTTCGCATTTCTCAGGCAAAAGATAGGGAAACTTTTCCGCGGCGAAGGGGGTAACCAGTAA
- a CDS encoding vWA domain-containing protein produces the protein MIHFEWPWLLAALPLPLLIRWLLPAALPAEQAALKVPFLDDLAEAGMNPRRKSRSGRPFIFAAIAWLLLVVACTRPQWLGEPIEQAVSGRDLMLAVDLSGSMEEQDFILNKERVDRLTAAKAVAGDFIERRAGDRLGLILFGTQAYLQTPLTFDRKTVKTLLDESAIGLAGDNTAIGDAIGLAVKRLKNQPGNSRVLILMTDGANTAGEVSPLKAAELAAANRLKIYTIGIGADEMLVRSFFGTRKVNPSRDLDEKTLIAIAKNTGGRYFRARNAEELSYIYLLLDKLEPIAKDKQYFRPRTELFYWPLSLSLALAALLCYFRLRWA, from the coding sequence ATGATTCATTTTGAATGGCCCTGGCTGCTCGCCGCCCTGCCGCTGCCGTTATTGATCCGCTGGCTGCTGCCTGCCGCTCTGCCGGCAGAGCAGGCCGCCTTGAAGGTTCCTTTTCTGGACGATCTGGCCGAAGCCGGAATGAACCCGCGCCGTAAAAGCCGTTCAGGGAGGCCTTTCATATTCGCGGCGATCGCCTGGCTGCTGCTGGTCGTTGCCTGCACCCGCCCGCAATGGCTGGGCGAGCCGATAGAACAGGCGGTCAGCGGCCGCGATTTGATGCTGGCGGTCGATTTGTCCGGCAGCATGGAAGAGCAGGATTTTATCCTCAATAAGGAACGCGTCGACCGGTTGACCGCCGCCAAAGCCGTGGCCGGAGATTTCATCGAACGCCGGGCCGGCGACCGTTTGGGTCTGATTTTATTCGGCACCCAGGCTTATCTGCAAACGCCGCTGACCTTCGATCGAAAGACCGTCAAAACGCTGCTGGACGAATCGGCGATCGGCTTGGCCGGCGACAACACCGCGATCGGCGATGCGATCGGGCTGGCGGTCAAACGCCTGAAAAATCAACCCGGCAACAGCCGGGTGCTGATCTTGATGACCGACGGTGCCAATACCGCCGGCGAGGTGTCGCCGTTGAAAGCGGCGGAATTGGCGGCTGCGAACCGGTTGAAAATCTACACCATCGGCATCGGCGCCGACGAAATGCTGGTACGCAGTTTTTTCGGCACCCGCAAAGTCAATCCTTCCCGGGACCTCGATGAAAAGACCTTGATCGCCATCGCCAAAAATACCGGCGGGCGCTATTTTCGCGCAAGAAACGCCGAGGAATTAAGTTACATCTATCTGCTGCTGGACAAGCTGGAGCCGATAGCCAAGGACAAACAGTACTTCAGGCCCCGGACCGAGCTGTTCTACTGGCCGCTGTCCCTGTCGCTGGCTCTGGCCGCCTTGCTTTGTTATTTCCGTTTGAGGTGGGCGTGA
- a CDS encoding NAD(P)H-binding protein produces MPKARIGLLGATSLVGERLLPLLVENEWQVTAYSRRKTDDRCGPVEWRQITSPLVDFPSAGEEAIPYWICLAPIWVLPDYFGLLKACGCKRIVVLSSTSRFTKTDSNDSKEREAAVRLAASEQALQTWAEAHQVEWIVFRPTLIYGYGKDKNITEIARFIGRFGFFPLLGAATGLRQPVHADDIASACLAVLSTPETTNRTYNLSGGEKLAYKEMVKRIFLALNSRPRLISIPLPAFRLAIACLRVLPRFRNWSASMAERMNQDLVFDHSEARRDFNFSPRPFRLSEKDLPD; encoded by the coding sequence GTGCCTAAAGCCCGCATCGGCCTGTTGGGAGCGACCAGCCTGGTGGGCGAACGCCTGCTGCCGTTGCTGGTCGAGAACGAATGGCAGGTGACCGCCTATTCGAGAAGAAAAACGGACGATCGTTGCGGTCCGGTCGAATGGCGTCAGATCACTTCCCCTCTTGTGGATTTCCCCTCCGCGGGAGAGGAAGCCATCCCTTACTGGATTTGTCTTGCTCCCATCTGGGTACTGCCGGATTATTTCGGCCTGCTCAAGGCTTGCGGCTGCAAGCGCATCGTGGTGTTGTCGTCGACCAGCCGCTTCACCAAGACGGATTCAAACGACAGCAAGGAAAGGGAAGCGGCGGTTCGTCTGGCGGCCAGCGAGCAAGCGCTGCAAACCTGGGCCGAAGCCCATCAGGTCGAATGGATCGTGTTCCGGCCGACTCTCATCTACGGTTACGGCAAGGATAAAAACATCACCGAAATTGCCCGCTTTATCGGGCGTTTCGGCTTTTTCCCCCTGCTGGGAGCGGCGACCGGTCTGCGCCAGCCCGTTCATGCGGACGACATCGCGTCGGCCTGCCTGGCGGTTTTATCGACGCCTGAAACGACCAACCGGACTTATAATCTTTCCGGAGGAGAAAAACTGGCCTATAAGGAAATGGTGAAGCGCATTTTCCTCGCGCTCAACAGCCGGCCCAGACTCATTTCCATTCCGCTGCCGGCTTTCAGGCTGGCCATCGCTTGTTTGCGGGTATTGCCCAGATTCCGGAATTGGTCGGCGTCGATGGCCGAACGCATGAATCAGGATCTGGTTTTCGACCATTCGGAAGCGCGGCGGGATTTTAACTTTTCGCCCAGGCCTTTCCGTCTTTCCGAAAAAGACTTGCCGGATTAA
- a CDS encoding YraN family protein, with product MTLLTKLRDKTAHLMRGRNAEERAHRFLIGKGLQPVCRNFRCKQGELDLIMTDGGTLVIVEVRFRKSDKYGSAAESVTPAKQSRIIAATQYYLSTSKTDCPIRFDVIALSGNGAIEWIRNAF from the coding sequence ATGACCCTGCTAACTAAGCTCCGGGACAAAACCGCTCATCTGATGCGCGGCAGGAACGCCGAGGAACGGGCGCACCGGTTTTTAATCGGAAAAGGGCTGCAGCCGGTATGCAGGAATTTTCGCTGCAAACAGGGCGAACTGGATTTGATCATGACCGACGGCGGTACGCTGGTCATCGTCGAGGTCCGCTTCCGCAAGTCGGACAAATACGGCAGCGCCGCCGAGAGTGTCACTCCGGCCAAACAATCGCGTATAATTGCCGCCACGCAGTATTATTTATCCACCTCGAAAACGGATTGCCCGATACGATTCGACGTGATCGCCCTTTCCGGCAACGGCGCCATCGAATGGATACGAAACGCTTTTTAA